AGATAAACAGAACAACTGACTGCAAAAAAAATAAATAAGTGATAGAATTGCACAGGCGGAATTTTCGCCGAAGATTTAAGGGGGGAAACAAAGAATGGCAACTCCAAAAAGGCGAGTATCCCACTCCCGTACGCATAACCGCAAATCACAATGGCTTGGAGCACTTTCAGGGCCCAGTCTCACTGCCTGCAGCCACTGCGGAGAGATGATCCAGACATACCGTGTGTGCCCTGCTTGCGGTTACTACAGAGGACGTCAGATCATCAAGATCGCTGAATCGAAAACTGCAGAGAAAGACTAGAAATAATTTTAAGAAAACGGAACATGGGTGTGATGCTCCTGTTCCGTTTTTTATTCAGCTCAGTTTCTGCAGTTGTAAAAAAACTTATTTATCCTTTATAGAGGCTGATATCATGTTCTTGCTGTCCTGCAGGCGCATATCTCTGTGCAGGTGCTCATTTAGGCATAAAAATCCCTCCGGTTTTTCCCATTGACAATTTTTCGCAGATGTAATATCTTGTCTGGTATTATGACCAGCTATTAACTGGATTCCGGGAGATGTCCTATGCGATCTGAAATTAAGAAGCAACGGCACATGAAACTACTGAAACTAATTGATGCTAATCCTCTGATGACGGACGAAGATATCGCTGTTTCGCTTGGTGTGAGTTTGAGCACTGTCCGTCTGGACAGGGGATTGCTTTCTATCCCGGAGCTTCGTGAAAGAATGCGCTCAATGGCTGAACATGCCAACAGCAGGCTTAAATCACTTAGGGATGAAGAGATAGTCGGAGAACTGCTTGAGCTTGAACCGAACGAATGGGCGCTTTCTGTTATGACTACGAGCAGAGAGATGGCTTTCAGGCATACTGACCTGATAGGGGACTATTATACTTATGCGCAGGCTTCCACTCTGGCGATAGCTACCATCAA
Above is a window of Synergistaceae bacterium DNA encoding:
- the rpmF gene encoding 50S ribosomal protein L32, coding for MATPKRRVSHSRTHNRKSQWLGALSGPSLTACSHCGEMIQTYRVCPACGYYRGRQIIKIAESKTAEKD
- the fapR gene encoding transcription factor FapR, coding for MRSEIKKQRHMKLLKLIDANPLMTDEDIAVSLGVSLSTVRLDRGLLSIPELRERMRSMAEHANSRLKSLRDEEIVGELLELEPNEWALSVMTTSREMAFRHTDLIGDYYTYAQASTLAIATINAEMVLVGTARLRYRQPAYVGEKIVARSKVGTHKGNKYVVSVHSRIDDREVFVGRFVVVAKDPAEMA